One window from the genome of Eucalyptus grandis isolate ANBG69807.140 chromosome 7, ASM1654582v1, whole genome shotgun sequence encodes:
- the LOC104452452 gene encoding methionine S-methyltransferase-like: protein MMIIPSIFVPEDWSFTFYEGLNRHRDSIFKDKTVAELGCGKGWITIATAAKWSPMKVYGLDINPRAVKISWINLYLNALDEKGQPIYDSEGKTLLDRVEFHESDLLSYCRDNDIKLERIVGCIPQILNPNPDAMSKMITENASEEFLHSLSNYCAFRFI, encoded by the exons ATGATGATAATTCCTAGCATTTTCGTCCCAGAAGACTGGTCATTCACCTTTTATGAAGGACTAAATAGACATCGAGATTCGATCTTTAAAGATAAGACTGTTGCTGAGCTTGGCTGTGGCAAGGGGTGGATTACTATTGCAACTGCTGCAAAATGGTCACCCATGAag GTGTATGGTCTTGATATTAATCCTAGAGCAGTGAAGATTTCTTGGATAAACTTATATCTGAATGCTTTGGATGAGAAGGGTCAACCTATATACGACAGTGAGGGGAAAACTTTGTTGGACAGAGTGGAGTTTCACGAATCTGATCTACTATCTTATTGTAGAGATAACGATATCAAACTCGAACGGATCGTCGGATGCATACCTCAG ATCCTCAATCCCAATCCTGATGCTATGTCTAAGATGATAACGGAAAATGCAAGCGAGGAATTCTTGCACTCCTTGAGTAACTATTGCGCTTTCAGGTTCATTTAG
- the LOC104452449 gene encoding cytochrome P450 81Q32, with product MDEQSVLPLFIISLVIIFLTRKLIARKPDQNLPPSPPSLPIIGHLHHLKKPVHCTLLALSRTYGPIISFSIGTRRFVVVSSRSLADECFTQNDVVLANRPRFLLGEYITYNYTALGSAPYGDHWRNLRRIGAAEIFSSRRLDELLDIRRDEVRCLLRRLLKPVERPAGGFARVEMKSAFTELTFNVMMRITAGKRYYGEDVSDAEEARAFQEMIEEVFKYAGTAYPGDFLPVLRWVGYQGYEKRAAELGKTMDRILQGLVDEHRTKKKEVECDRKKEKSMIEHLLSLQASDPEYYTDDIIKGFAQSILFAGIETAASTMEWALANLLNHPTILDKVKAEVDSQIDQNRLIDESDLSRLPYLLNIISETLRLYPPAPLLLPHCSSDDCIIGGFSVPRGTIVLVNAWAIHRDPEQWSEPTSFKPERFESGDGNVNRLAIPFGLGRRACPGASLAHKMMGLTLGSLIQCFEWKRIGDQEVDMVEVEGLTMHREKPLETLCRPREIMDKILSE from the exons ATGGACGAGCAAAGCGTGCTACCGCTATTCATCATCTCCCTTGTAATCATCTTCTTAACTCGAAAGTTAATCGCAAGGAAGCCCGACCAAAACCTCCCTCCAAGCCCCCCCTCTCTCCCCATTATCGGCCACCTCCACCATCTCAAGAAGCCCGTCCACTGCACCCTCCTCGCCCTCTCCCGGACCTACGGCCCCATCATCTCCTTTAGCATCGGCACCCGTCGCTTCGTCGTCGTCTCTTCCAGGTCTCTCGCCGATGAATGCTTCACCCAGAACGACGTCGTCCTTGCTAACCGCCCCCGGTTCCTCCTGGGCGAGTACATCACCTACAACTACACCGCCCTCGGATCCGCTCCCTACGGCGACCACTGGCGCAACCTCCGCCGCATCGGTGCTGCCGAGATCTTCTCCTCACGCCGCCTCGACGAGTTGCTCGACATCCGGAGAGACGAGGTGAGGTGCCTCCTCCGGAGACTGCTCAAGCCAGTCGAGCGGCCGGCCGGCGGCTTCGCGAGGGTGGAGATGAAGTCCGCTTTCACCGAGCTGACGTTCAACGTGATGATGAGGATCACGGCGGGGAAGAGGTACTACGGGGAGGACGTGAGCGACGCGGAGGAAGCGAGAGCGTTCCAGGAAATGATCGAGGAGGTCTTCAAATACGCGGGGACGGCGTATCCAGGGGATTTTCTGCCGGTGCTCAGATGGGTTGGTTACCAGGGGTATGAGAAGAGGGCGGCCGAGCTCGGGAAGACGATGGACAGGATTCTGCAGGGCTTGGTCGACGAGCATaggacgaagaagaaggaggtggAGTGCGacaggaagaaggagaagagcaTGATCGAGCACCTCCTCTCGTTGCAGGCGTCAGATCCGGAGTATTACACGGACGACATCATCAAGGGGTTCGCGCAG TCAATACTGTTTGCTGGAATTGAGACAGCGGCATCCACAATGGAGTGGGCACTCGCCAATTTGCTTAACCATCCTACTATCTTGGATAAAGTTAAAGCAGAGGTTGATTCCCAAATTGATCAGAACCGTTTAATTGATGAATCAGATCTTTCAAGACTGCCTTATCTTCTGAATATTATCTCAGAGACACTTCGATTATATCCGCCGGCCCCACTTCTCCTTCCACATTGCTCGTCCGATGATTGCATAATAGGAGGCTTCAGTGTGCCGCGTGGCACAATTGTACTAGTCAATGCTTGGGCCATTCACAGAGACCCCGAACAATGGTCCGAACCGACAAGCTTCAAGCCTGAAAGATTTGAAAGCGGTGACGGTAATGTGAATAGGTTGGCAATACCTTTTGGATTGGGGAGGAGAGCATGCCCTGGTGCATCGTTAGCTCATAAAATGATGGGCCTGACTTTGGGTTCACTAATCCAATGCTTTGAGTGGAAGAGGATCGGCGACCAGGAAGTCGACATGGTTGAAGTTGAAGGGCTGACAATGCACAGGGAAAAGCCATTGGAAACATTGTGCAGACCACGTGAGATCATGGACAAAATTCTCTCCGAATAA